The genomic segment CCCAGCTTGTTTTTGCCCAAAAATTCCTTGATAATGCTCCAAATCAATTGTTTTTTCATGGTAAAGGATATTTACTAACTAGTTAAAGTATTTTATAGATGCTAAATTAGATATTATTTATCCATTCAAAGATAATTAGTATCCATATATGACATTTTATCATGAATTATGAAGATATTATTTATCCCTGAGTTCTTTTTTATACAGCCCCGGCTACGATAAATCTCCGGTTTACCACATTTACAAATACAAAGGTCACTGCGATACCTGACGAGAATACCGGGAAACCTGCCGTAAACACAATGAAACTGATCAAACCATCAGAGATCTCAGCCAAGATTCTCACATTGCTTGATGAGAGCAATGAAAGAGTCATTCTGGTATCTCCCTATATGAAGATTTCGAAATGGTATAAACTCCTGCATAAGATCAATAGATTGAAAAAGAGAAGGATCCTCACAGAGATATATGTCAGAGAAGATCCTGACAACACAGCCACCTATCGTGACCTGGATCAATTGACATTGCAATATATAAAGATTCCTCACCTGCACAGCAAACTCTACATGAATGAAAAATACGGCATCGTAACTTCCATGAATTTGCTATTGAGCTCAGAAATCAATTCTCTTGAAATTGGATATTTGACGGAAACCCAGACAGAATACAAGGAATTACTTCACTACTATCAAAGATATATTTGCAGCAAACTACAGGTACACAATGATACTTTCGCTGGTCAGTCTGCTGCAGACCTGAAAGAGATGATGTATAACATCAGGGAAAAACTCAAAGAAACAGGGATAAATTCATGGCTCTGGTTTGCGGAAAATACCTTGCATATCTGCACTGGCAGGAATAATTATAAAGTTATGCTCAATGATGGACACCTGAGGATCACAGCTTGTCTGAGCACTGTTCCCGGGGTAAAGCAGCAAAGCATTCAGCGTTCCTTATTGATCTTGAAAAAGATAGGAGATCTAAGCGCCATGAAGATCGAAATGCATGTCGGCCCTCAGCCTGACATTCTGCAATTGTCGGGACAGGCACAGTACGCATTGAAAAGTACTTGTATTACAGGGATCCTGGAAACAGAATCGGTTTATCTGATGGAATCTGTGGTAAGGTTCATTGACGCCTTGGACGACCAGAAATGAAACGAAGCACTAAATAGCTCCTGAAGCCCAACTTGCATAGTACAACATTGTTCTTTCCAGGAAGCGGGAACGGGTGAGAGATCCCGGGCAGAACCCAGGCCAGGATCCCGGGCAGAACCCAGGCCAGGATCCGGGGCAGAACCCTGATCAGTATCCCGGGCAGAGTGCCGCTAAAAGCCGCCCGGGGTGTCCCGATGATGAAAACAGGAAACAGATCCATAGCCTTTAGCCACTCAGATTACAGTTTTTTAGTATGGACTGCAACAGCTTGAGGAATAATACGAAAGGCTAATAAAAGAAAGGGGGCCTACATTGCCCCCTATAATTAATTATGCTTTCTGCTGCGAAATAACCTTTATGTAGGCCCCTGCAATATTTTGCGTAGCAAAAGATTTAAGGGCTGAATAAAGGTTATGAGCTTAATCATCGTCCTGTTCAGCAGCGTAGGCTTTCAGCAGCTCGTCCTGGATCTCTCCCGGTACCTGCGCATACTCGTCAAACTTCATCGAGTACATGGCACGGCCGCTGGTCAGTGAGCTCAGCGCGGTGGAGTATTTGTTCATCTCTGCCAGGGGCACCTTGGCCGTGATCTTTTCAAAACCCTTCTCACTGGCCATTCCCTGTACGATGGCACGGCGTCCCTGCAGGTCGCTCATCACATCACCCATGTAGTCGGAAGGTACCAGCACCTCCACTTCGTAAACCGGCTCCATGATTTTCGGACCGGCCTCTTTAAAGGCTTTACTGAAAGCGTTCCGGCCTGCCAGCATAAAGGAGATCTCATTGGAGTCCACCGGGTGCATTTTGCCGTCATAGACATAGACGCGGATATCACGGGCGTAAGAACCTGTAAGCGGTCCCTCATCCAGTTTCTCCATGATCCCTTTCAGGATAGCGGGGAGGAAACGGGCATCGATCGATCCGCCCACAATACAGTTTACAAACTCCAGTTTACCACCCCAGCTTAACTGGTGGGTGTCCACTCCGCGATTGGCCATTTTATACTCTTTCCCGTTCAGCTTGAACATGGGTTTAGGCTCGCTGCCTTCCGTATAAGGTTCGATGATCATATGCACCTCGCCAAACTGCCCGGAACCTCCCGACTGCTTCTTGTGACGGTAGTCGCTCTGGGCCGCTTTGGTGATGGTCTCCCGGTAGGGAATCCTGGGCGCCACAAATTCGGTCGACACCTTAAAGAGGTTGTCAAGCTGCCACTTAACAATATTGAGGTGGTACTCGCCCTGGCCGGAAAGAATAATCTGTTTCAGCTCCTTGCTGTATTCAATCCGGACGGTAGGATCCTCCTGGTTGATTCTGGTCAGCGCCTCGCCCAGCTTCTCCTCGTCTCCTTCCGTCAGGGTCTTGATGGCGGTCCTGAACTTGGGCTCCGGGAAAGGGATCTTGTCAAACACATAAGATACATTGGGAGAACTTAGTGTATGGTTGGTTTTGGTATTCTTCATCTTCACGGTACAGCCAATATCTCCGGCCGACATGCTGGCAACCTTCTCACGATTTTTGCCCTGGGAGGCAAAGATTTGCGAAAGGCGTTCCTTGTTCCGGGTGGTGTTGTTGGTCAGATCGTCTCCCTCCTTGACAGTGCCCGAAACCACTTTGAAGAAATTGATCTCCCCGATATGAGACTCCACAGCGGTCTTAAAAACAAAGATGGAAGTGGGGCCACCGGCATCACATTTGACCTCGGTCCCGTCCGTGGTCGTAAAAGTCCCCATTTCGTTGGTCGAAGGAGCCACATTGGTCAGGAATTCCATAAAACGTCCCACACCCATGTTGCGTTTGGCCGACATACAGAAAACGGGGAACATGCCTCGTGCAATAACACCGGCAGTGATTCCGGAACGCATCTCATCTTCGGTGAGACCGTCGTTTTCAAAAAAGAGTTCCATCAGCGCCTCATCATTTTCGGCAGCTTTTTCGATCAGTTCGTTACGCAGCTCTTCCGCACGTTCCATTTCTGAATCCGGAATATCAATAACCTCAGGCTTTCCACCCTCTTTGGGATATTTAAATAACTTGAAGAGAATAATATCCACGATAGAGTCAAAATCGGGGCCGGCATTCACCGGGTACTGGGCCAGAACAACATTCGCTCCCAGGCTGTCCTTGATGCTTTCAAAAGCCTTGTCAAAGTTGGCATGATCGTGGTCACACTTATTTACCACCACCACAGCCGGTTTATTAAATTTTTCCAGCCAGCGGCTGTGAATCTCAGTCCCCACCTCGATACCATTCTGGGCGTTGATCAGGATCACGCCCGTATCAGCCACATGCAGGCTGGACACGGTGCCTCCGACGAAATCGTCCGCTCCGGGAACATCAAGAATGTTGATTTTCTTGCCATTATATTCGGTGTACATCACAGAGGAATACATCGAAGTCTGGTTATCCTGTTCGATTTGGTGGAAGTCCGATACGGTATTTTTATGATCCACGTCCCCCCTGCGGTCGATCACACCACCTTCGAAAAGCATGGCCTCTACAAGTGTGGTTTTCCCTGCTCCGGCGTTTCCAAGCAGGGCAATGTTTTTAATCTGGTCGGTCGAGTATGTCTTCATCGGGATATAAATAAAAGGTATTCAGTAAATTATATAAATATTTATGGTAAATCAGCCTGGGAAATAGTGATGCAAAAGTAATAAAATTTTATATCTAAACAACTGATAAAAAAGGAGGAAACTCGTCAAAAATTACGTTTTAAAGGCTGGTTTCTGGAAGGAAGCAGGATGTTCAAAACAGGGGCGTTTAAAAAAATCCGTGGCGGGAGAAATAGCGAAACCCTTGTAAAATATGTAATTCGAAGGGGACCAGGAATATTGGGGAATTATTCATTAAAATATTATTGTTTTTTGAAAATATATTCTACCTTTGCGAACCGAAATTAACGACGTTTATATAATAAAGATCAATACAATATGCCCACGATTCAGCAATTAGTTCGTAAAGGCCGGAAGAAACTGAACGACAAGAGCAAGGCTCCTGCCCTGGATTCATGTCCCCAGAGGCGCGGTGTATGTGTGCGTGTTTACACCACCACGCCCAAGAAGCCAAACTCAGCCATGCGTAAGGTGGCAAGGGTTCGCCTGACCAACCAGAAGGAGGTCAATGCCTATATCCCGGGTGAGGGACACAACCTCCAGGAGCACAGTATTGTGCTGATCCGTGGTGGCAGGGTGAAGGACCTTCCGGGTGTCAGGTATCACCTCATTCGTGGTGCCCTGGATACCTCAGGGGTGGAAGGCCGTACCCAGCGAAGAAGTAAATATGGTACCAAAAGACCCAAGAAGAAATAGTGCACGGCACAAAGTGTACAGTACTCGATAGTATATATATATTATTATAATGAGGAAGACAAAACCAAAGAAGCGAATTTTACTGCCCGATCCAAGATTCCAGGATCCCTATGTAACGCAGTTTGTAAACAATATGATGCTCGACGGTAAGAAGAGCATTGCCTACGATATTTTCTATAAAGCCATGGACCTGGTTGACGCCAGGACCAAGGAAGAAGGGAAAACAGCCCTGGATATTTTCAAGCAGGCGCTGGATAACATCACCCCCCAGGTAGAAGTAAAAAGCCGCAGGGTTGGTGGAGCCACCTTTCAGGTTCCCATGGAAGTAAGAAACGAGCGTAAGACCTCCATTTCCATGAAGAACATGATTCTTTTTGCCCGTAAACGTCCGGGTAAATCGATGGCGGAAAAACTGGCAGCCGAGACCATTGCTGCATATAACAATGAAGGTGGTGCTTATAAGAAAAAAGAAGATACGCACCGCATGGCAGAAGCCAATAAGGCTTTCGCCCATTTTAGGTTCTAAAACAATATTGAAATAGCATTTATTGCAAGGTAAGTGTGTGACACTTATGAGCCCAGATTTAAAACATACTAGGAATATCGGGATCATGGCACACATCGATGCCGGGAAAACTACCACCACAGAACGCGTATTGTTCTATACGGGTATCACCCACCGCATCGGTGAAGTCCATGACGGAGCCGCTACAATGGACTGGATGGTACAGGAGCAAGAGCGCGGTATCACCATTACATCAGCAGCCACAACCACTTTCTGGAAGCACAACGACAAGGAGTTCAAGATTAATATTATTGATACTCCGGGACACGTTGACTTCACTGTAGAGGTGGAACGTTCGTTGCGGGTGCTGGATGGTGCCGTGGCAGTATTCTGTGCCGTCGGGGGTGTTGAGCCTCAGTCGGAGACCGTCTGGCGCCAGGCCGATAAGTACAAAGTTCCCCGTCTGGCCTTTATCAATAAGATGGACCGTGTGGGCTCCGATTTCTTTGGAGTTGTTCAGGAGATCAGCGATAAACTGGGCTCCAACCCCGTACCCATGCAAATCCCCATCGGCTCTGAAGAGAATTTCAGAGGGATCGTCGATTTGATCGAGCGTAAGGCCATCGTCTGGAAAGAGGATGAGACTCTGGGGATGAAATACGAGTACTGCGAGATTCCGGAGGACATGGTTGAAACAGTGGAAGAGTGGAGAGAGAAGCTGGTAGAGGCCGTCTGTGTTTCCGATGATGATCTGCTGAATAAATTCCTGGAAGACAGGGATTCCATCAGTGTGGATGAGTTTATGTCCTATGCCCGCAGGGCGACTATCAATATGAATATCGTTCCGGTCCTGTGTGGATCGGCCTTTAAGAATAAAGGGATCCAGCGAATGCTGGATGCCATCTGTGATCTCCTTCCCAGTCCCATGGATGTGGGTGCTGTCAGGGGAATTGATCCCAGGAACGATCAGGTGATCACCAGGGAACCCAATGATGATGAGCCTCTGACCGGACTGGTGTTCAAGATTGCCACCGATCCTTTCGTAGGACGTCTGGCCTATGTCCGCGTTTACTCCGGGAAACTGCAGGAGGGGGTGATGATTTATAACAACCGTACGGAAAAGAAGGAGCGCATCAGCCGCATCTACCAGATGCATGCCAATAAGCAGAATCCCAAGAAGGAGATCGGAGCCGGAGATATTTGTGCGGTAGTTGGTTTGAAGGAGCTCCGAACAGGAGACAGCATCACTTCGGTGGGCAAACCCATGATTCTGGAAGCCATTGAATTTCCCGAGCCGGTTATTGGAATCGCGATTGAGCCCAAAACCCAGGCCGATATCGATAAGCTGGGCATTGCCCTGAATAAACTGGCAGAGGAGGATCCAACCTTCCAGATCCGCAGTGATGTGGATTCCGGGCAAACCACCATCAACGGCATGGGCGAGTTACACCTGGAGATCCTCATGGACCGTCTGAAGCGCGAGTTCAAGGTGGAATGTAATGTAGGAGCCCCTCAGGTCAATTATAAGGAGGCCCTGACCACCGAGGTGAAGCACCGTGAAGTCTTTAAGAAGCAGACCGGCGGACGTGGCAAGTTTGCCGATATCGAAGTATTTATCGGTCCGGCCGAAGATGGCACCAAGGGACTCGATTTTAAAAATGAGATCAGGGGAGGAAATATCCCCAGGGAGTATGTCCCCTCGGTGGAAAAAGGTTTTACAAATGCCATGTTCAACGGTCCGCTTGCAGGATTCCCCCTGGAGGGAATGAAAGTGCGGCTGACCGATGGCTCCTTTCATTCGGTCGATTCCGATCAACTCTCCTTTGAGATTTGCGCACGCCAGGCCTTTAAGCATGCCGCTGCCAAAGCCGGTCCGGTGATGCTGGAGCCCATCATGTCTGTGGAGGTGGTCACCCCCGAAGAGTATATGGGCGATGTGATCTCGGACCTGAACAAGAGACGCGGACAGGTGGAAGGGATGGATTCCAAGGCAGGAGCCAGGGTCATTAAGGCCAAGGTGCCCCTGTCGGAGCAGTTCGGTTATGTAACCGTGCTCAGGACACTTTCTTCAGGACGGGCCAGTTCCACGATGGAATTCAGCCATTACGAGCAGATGCCACCCAACCTGTCCAGGGAGGTATTAGAAAAAGTAACAGGAAAAAGTTTATAATCAGATAGATAATGAGTCAGAAGATTAGGATTAAATTGAAGTCATACGATCACAACCTCGTTGATAAATCGGCCGAGAAGATTGTAAAGACAGTAAAGTCCACCGGAGCTGTGGTTAGCGGACCCGTTCCACTACCCACCCACAAGCGGGTGTACACAGTGCTGAGGTCTCCCTTCGTAAATAAGAAATCCAGGGAGCAGTTCCAGTTAAGCTCGTTTAAAAGGCTGCTGGATATTTACAGTTCCACTCCCAAGACCATTGATGCACTCATGAAATTGGAGTTGCCCAGTGGAGTGGAAGTAGAAATCAAAGTCTAACACAGCTAAAAACAGAATACGATGCCAGGATTAATTGGTAAGAAAATTGGAATGACTTCCATTTTCGACAAAGACGGAAAAAACATCCCCTGTACGGTGATACAGGCCGGACCCTGCACAGTAACGCAGGTTAAGACCGTTGAGACTGATGGTTATGCTGCAGTTCAGCTGGCTTTTGACGATAAGAAAGTGAAGAATACCCCCAAGGCTGAACAGGGCCATTTTTCTAAGGCAAATGCCACGCCGAAGAAGAAGGTCATTGAACTGAAGGGTTTTGTAAAGAACTGGAAAGCGGGTGACGTAATCACCGTGGACTATTTTCACGATGACATCTGGCTCGATGTATCCGGTTTGTCCAAAGGAAAAGGATTTCAGGGGGTGGTGAAGCGTCACAACTTTGCAGGTGTGAACGATGCCACTCACGGTCAGCATAACCGGATGCGCGCCCCGGGTTCCCTGGGTGCCTCTTCCTACCCGTCCAGGGTATTCAAGGGCATGCGCATGGGAGGCCAGACCGGGAATAAGAAGGTGAAAATTCTTAACCTGCGTGTGATGAAGATTGTTCCCGAGAACAATCTGCTTATTCTGAAAGGTTCTGTTCCCGGATCTAATGGTTCATATTTAATTATAGAGAAGTGATGGAATTAGAGGTAATGAATATATCCGGCGAGAGCACCGGAAAAAAGGTCAAACTGAGCGAGGAGATCTTCGGAATTGAGCCCAATGATCATGCCATCTATTTGGATGTGAAGCAGATCATGAACAATAAGCGCCAGGGTACGCACAAAACAAAGGAGCGTGGTGAGATCCGGGGAAGTCGCAAGAAGATCAAGCGTCAGAAGGGAACCGGTACTGCACGTTTTGGTGATATCAAGAACCCTCTGTTCAGAGGTGGCGGACGTATATTTGGTCCCAGGCCCAGGACTTACGGGGGTAAGCTGAACCGCAAAGTGAAGGAACTGGCCCGCAAATCTGCCCTTGCCTACAAAGTGAAAAACAAGCAAATGATGGTTGTGGAGGACTTCAACCTGGAGACCCCAAAAACCAGTGAATTTGCTGCCATTCGGAAAAACCTGAAACTGGACGACAAAAAGTCGGTTTTCGTCATCAGCGAAAGAAATAATAATGTATATTTGTCGTCGCGAAATTTACGGAATTCAAAAGTCGTAACTCTCACAGAATTAAATACATACGAAATTATGAATGCTTCGGCGCTCTGTTTCGTTGAGAGTTCACTTGACGTTCTGCAAAAGAATGCTTAAAGAGAAGAAGTCATGAATATTTTAATTAAGCCCATAGTAACCGAAAAGATGACCGCCCAGGGGGAGGACTTCAACAGGTATGGTTTCGTTGTAGCGAAAGATGCTAACAAGCTGCAGATCAAGCAAGCAGTGGAAGAACTTTACGAAGTGAAAGTAGCGGAAGTGAACACCATGAGGTATGCCGGAAAGCGCAAGCAACGGTACACAAAGAGTGGCATCTCAGTGGGCAAAACCTCTTCCTATAAAAAGGCAGTGGTTACCCTGGCCGAAGGTGAAGTAATTGATTTTTACAGCAACATTTAAGAAAAGATGGCAATTAAGAAGTATAATCCCACAACCCCGGGCCAGCGATTTAAGGAAATCTCTGCCAATGATGATCTGACCCCGGGCGTTAAGCCGGAGAAATCCCTGCTCAGGCCCATCAAGAAAAGTGGCGGTCGAAACAATACCGGTAAAATGACCATGCGTTATCTGGGTGGCGGTCACAAGAAGAGATATCGCCTGATAGACTTCAAGCGGGACAAGGACAATATGGAGGCTACCGTAAAGAGCATCGAGTATGATCCCAACCGCTCTGCAAGGATTGCGCTGGTAAGCTATGCCGATGGGGAGAAGCGGTACATCCTGGCTCCTGAGAAGCTTCAGGTCGGACAGAAGGTTATATCGGGCGACTCCGTGGCACCCGAACTGGGCAACACACTTACTCTGGCCAATATCCCGCTGGGAACAGATATACACAACATTGAGCTGAAGCCTGGTAAAGGCGGTATGCTTGCAAGAAGTGCCGGCTCTTACGGAACACTAACATCCAGGGATGGGAAATATGCCATCATCAAGCTGCCTTCGGGCGAATCCAGGATGGTCCTCACCAGCTGCCGCGCCACCATTGGGGTTACCTCCAACGGCGACCATGGATTGGAGAAGTCCGGTAAGGCAGGCCGTTCACGCTGGAAGGGACGCCGCCCCCGCGTACGTGGTGTGGCTATGAACCCGGTCGATCACCCCATGGGTGGTGGTGAAGGCCGTGCTTCGGGAGGACATCCCCGTTCCAGGAACGGAATGCCGGCCAAAGGGTTTAAAACCCGTTCCAAGAAGAAGTATTCCGACAGATACATAGTTGAAAAGAGAAAATCAAAAAAATAGATAGAGCATGAGCCGTTCACTGAAAAAAGGACCATTTATCGATTTCAAGCTGGAGAAGCGAGTTCTGGATATGAACGATTCCGGAAAGAAATCAGTGATCAAAACCTGGTCGAGGAGGTCTGTGATTTCTCCAGATTTTGTGGGCCATACCATTGCTGTTCATAACGGAAACAAGTTTATTCCGGTGTATGTAACAGAGAACATGGTAGGGCACAAATTAGGCGAATTTGCACCTACCCGGATGTTCAGGGGTCATGGTGGAAAGCAGCGATAATATTTTAATCCGACAGAAATGGGTGCAAGAAAAAGAAACAGAGCAAATCAATTAAAAGAAGAGAGGCAGAACAAGTATTACGCCGTGCTGCGCAACTGCCCGACTTCTCCGCGGAAAATGAGGCTGGTAACCGATATGATCAAGGGTGTTGAGGTGAACAAGGCGCTGGATATGTTAAAATTCTCTTCCAAAGAGGCAT from the Bacteroidales bacterium genome contains:
- the rplW gene encoding 50S ribosomal protein L23, which codes for MNILIKPIVTEKMTAQGEDFNRYGFVVAKDANKLQIKQAVEELYEVKVAEVNTMRYAGKRKQRYTKSGISVGKTSSYKKAVVTLAEGEVIDFYSNI
- the rpsS gene encoding 30S ribosomal protein S19 gives rise to the protein MSRSLKKGPFIDFKLEKRVLDMNDSGKKSVIKTWSRRSVISPDFVGHTIAVHNGNKFIPVYVTENMVGHKLGEFAPTRMFRGHGGKQR
- the rpsJ gene encoding 30S ribosomal protein S10 translates to MSQKIRIKLKSYDHNLVDKSAEKIVKTVKSTGAVVSGPVPLPTHKRVYTVLRSPFVNKKSREQFQLSSFKRLLDIYSSTPKTIDALMKLELPSGVEVEIKV
- the fusA gene encoding elongation factor G — translated: MSPDLKHTRNIGIMAHIDAGKTTTTERVLFYTGITHRIGEVHDGAATMDWMVQEQERGITITSAATTTFWKHNDKEFKINIIDTPGHVDFTVEVERSLRVLDGAVAVFCAVGGVEPQSETVWRQADKYKVPRLAFINKMDRVGSDFFGVVQEISDKLGSNPVPMQIPIGSEENFRGIVDLIERKAIVWKEDETLGMKYEYCEIPEDMVETVEEWREKLVEAVCVSDDDLLNKFLEDRDSISVDEFMSYARRATINMNIVPVLCGSAFKNKGIQRMLDAICDLLPSPMDVGAVRGIDPRNDQVITREPNDDEPLTGLVFKIATDPFVGRLAYVRVYSGKLQEGVMIYNNRTEKKERISRIYQMHANKQNPKKEIGAGDICAVVGLKELRTGDSITSVGKPMILEAIEFPEPVIGIAIEPKTQADIDKLGIALNKLAEEDPTFQIRSDVDSGQTTINGMGELHLEILMDRLKREFKVECNVGAPQVNYKEALTTEVKHREVFKKQTGGRGKFADIEVFIGPAEDGTKGLDFKNEIRGGNIPREYVPSVEKGFTNAMFNGPLAGFPLEGMKVRLTDGSFHSVDSDQLSFEICARQAFKHAAAKAGPVMLEPIMSVEVVTPEEYMGDVISDLNKRRGQVEGMDSKAGARVIKAKVPLSEQFGYVTVLRTLSSGRASSTMEFSHYEQMPPNLSREVLEKVTGKSL
- the rpsL gene encoding 30S ribosomal protein S12; translation: MPTIQQLVRKGRKKLNDKSKAPALDSCPQRRGVCVRVYTTTPKKPNSAMRKVARVRLTNQKEVNAYIPGEGHNLQEHSIVLIRGGRVKDLPGVRYHLIRGALDTSGVEGRTQRRSKYGTKRPKKK
- a CDS encoding elongation factor G — protein: MKTYSTDQIKNIALLGNAGAGKTTLVEAMLFEGGVIDRRGDVDHKNTVSDFHQIEQDNQTSMYSSVMYTEYNGKKINILDVPGADDFVGGTVSSLHVADTGVILINAQNGIEVGTEIHSRWLEKFNKPAVVVVNKCDHDHANFDKAFESIKDSLGANVVLAQYPVNAGPDFDSIVDIILFKLFKYPKEGGKPEVIDIPDSEMERAEELRNELIEKAAENDEALMELFFENDGLTEDEMRSGITAGVIARGMFPVFCMSAKRNMGVGRFMEFLTNVAPSTNEMGTFTTTDGTEVKCDAGGPTSIFVFKTAVESHIGEINFFKVVSGTVKEGDDLTNNTTRNKERLSQIFASQGKNREKVASMSAGDIGCTVKMKNTKTNHTLSSPNVSYVFDKIPFPEPKFRTAIKTLTEGDEEKLGEALTRINQEDPTVRIEYSKELKQIILSGQGEYHLNIVKWQLDNLFKVSTEFVAPRIPYRETITKAAQSDYRHKKQSGGSGQFGEVHMIIEPYTEGSEPKPMFKLNGKEYKMANRGVDTHQLSWGGKLEFVNCIVGGSIDARFLPAILKGIMEKLDEGPLTGSYARDIRVYVYDGKMHPVDSNEISFMLAGRNAFSKAFKEAGPKIMEPVYEVEVLVPSDYMGDVMSDLQGRRAIVQGMASEKGFEKITAKVPLAEMNKYSTALSSLTSGRAMYSMKFDEYAQVPGEIQDELLKAYAAEQDDD
- the rplD gene encoding 50S ribosomal protein L4, producing MELEVMNISGESTGKKVKLSEEIFGIEPNDHAIYLDVKQIMNNKRQGTHKTKERGEIRGSRKKIKRQKGTGTARFGDIKNPLFRGGGRIFGPRPRTYGGKLNRKVKELARKSALAYKVKNKQMMVVEDFNLETPKTSEFAAIRKNLKLDDKKSVFVISERNNNVYLSSRNLRNSKVVTLTELNTYEIMNASALCFVESSLDVLQKNA
- the rpsG gene encoding 30S ribosomal protein S7 is translated as MRKTKPKKRILLPDPRFQDPYVTQFVNNMMLDGKKSIAYDIFYKAMDLVDARTKEEGKTALDIFKQALDNITPQVEVKSRRVGGATFQVPMEVRNERKTSISMKNMILFARKRPGKSMAEKLAAETIAAYNNEGGAYKKKEDTHRMAEANKAFAHFRF
- the rplC gene encoding 50S ribosomal protein L3, which produces MPGLIGKKIGMTSIFDKDGKNIPCTVIQAGPCTVTQVKTVETDGYAAVQLAFDDKKVKNTPKAEQGHFSKANATPKKKVIELKGFVKNWKAGDVITVDYFHDDIWLDVSGLSKGKGFQGVVKRHNFAGVNDATHGQHNRMRAPGSLGASSYPSRVFKGMRMGGQTGNKKVKILNLRVMKIVPENNLLILKGSVPGSNGSYLIIEK
- the rplB gene encoding 50S ribosomal protein L2, whose protein sequence is MAIKKYNPTTPGQRFKEISANDDLTPGVKPEKSLLRPIKKSGGRNNTGKMTMRYLGGGHKKRYRLIDFKRDKDNMEATVKSIEYDPNRSARIALVSYADGEKRYILAPEKLQVGQKVISGDSVAPELGNTLTLANIPLGTDIHNIELKPGKGGMLARSAGSYGTLTSRDGKYAIIKLPSGESRMVLTSCRATIGVTSNGDHGLEKSGKAGRSRWKGRRPRVRGVAMNPVDHPMGGGEGRASGGHPRSRNGMPAKGFKTRSKKKYSDRYIVEKRKSKK